A single Glycine soja cultivar W05 chromosome 14, ASM419377v2, whole genome shotgun sequence DNA region contains:
- the LOC114384882 gene encoding ABC transporter C family member 3-like isoform X2 — translation MFMLSLFSPLSTAVLLKPIFLHGFSAFIHLLLLLAVSLSWVWNKITAGARDESKEKPSHTLFKTTVFSSLGVSAFNFLLCLFTYFYWYTSGWSEEKLVTLLDLALKTLAWGVVCVCLQNGFFSSGERRFSFFFRAWCTFYLVVSCYCFVVDIVVVSERRVALPTRYLVSDVVSTCVGLFFCYVGYFVKNEVHVDNGIQEPLLNSDALESKESKGGDTVTPFSYAGFLSILTFSWVGPLIAVGNKKTLDLEDVPQLDGRDSVIGAFPSFREKLEADCGGINRVTTLKLAKSLIMSAWKEILITAFLALLNTLASYVGPYLIDGFVQYLDGQRLYENQGYFLVSAFFFAKLVECLTQRHWIFKLQQVGLRIRALLVTMIYNKALTLSCQSKQGHTSGEIINFMTVDAERVGVFSWYMHDLWMVALQVTLALLILYKNLGLASIAALVATVVIMLANVPLGSLQEKFQKKLMESKDTRMKATSEILRNMRILKLQGWEIKFLSKITELRKNEQGWLKKYVYTAAVTTFVFWGSPTFVSVVTFGTCMLIGIPLESGKILSALATFRILQEPIYRLPDTISMIAQTKVSLDRIVSFLRLDDLRSDVVEKLPWGSSDTAIEVVDGNFSWDLSSPNPTLQNINLKVFHGMRVAVCGTVGSGKSTLLSCVLGEVPKISGILKVCGTKAYVAQSPWIQSGKIEDNILFGERMDRERYEKVLEACSLKKDLEILSFGDQTIIGERGINLSGGQKQRIQIARALYQDADIYLFDDPFSAVDAHTGSHLFKECLLGLLSSKTVVYVTHQVEFLPAADLILVMKDGKITQCGKYTDLLNSGADFMELVGAHKKALSTLDSLDGATVSNEINALEQDVNVSGTYGFKEKEARKDEQNGKTDKKSEPQGQLVQEEEREKGKVGFSVYWKCITTAYGGALVPFILLAQILFQALQIGSNYWMAWATPISSDVEPPVEGTTLIAVYVGLAIGSSFCILARAMLLVTAGYKTATILFNKMHFCIFRAPMSFFDSTPSGRILNRASTDQSALDTDIPYQIASFAFIMIQLLGIIAVMSQAAWQVFVVFIPVIAVSIWYQQYYIPSARELARLVGVCKAPIIQHFSETISGTSTIRSFDQQSRFQETNMKLTDGYSRPKFNIAGAMEWLCFRLDMLSSITFAFSLVFLISIPQGFIDPGLAGLAVTYGLNLNMIQAWMIWNLCNMENKIISVERILQYTCISSEPPLVVDENRPDPSWPSYGEVGIQDLQVRYAPHLPLVLRGLTCKFRGGLKTGIVGRTGSGKSTLIQTLFRIVQPTSGQIMIDSINISSIGLHDLRSRLSIIPQDPTMFEGTVRNNLDPLEEYSDEQIWEALDKCQLGDEVRKKEGKLDSKVTENGENWSMGQRQLVCLGRVLLKKSKVLVLDEATASVDTATDNLIQQTLRQQFSGSTVITIAHRITSVLHSDMVLLLSQGLIEEYDTPTRLIENKSSSFAQLVAEYTMRSNSSFEKSDDH, via the exons ATGTTTATGTTGTCTCTTTTCTCACCACTTTCCACTGCTGTTCTCCTCAAACCCATTTTCCTTCATGGCTTCTCCGCCTTCATCCACCTTCTGTTGCTGCTTGCGGTTTCGCTGTCATGGGTTTGGAACAAAATCACAGCAGGTGCCAGGGATGAGTCCAAGGAGAAGCCAAGCCACACCCTCTTCAAAACGACGGTGTTTTCTTCTCTTGGTGTTTCTGCTTTCAATTTTCTCCTCTGTTTGTTTACCTACTTCTACTGGTATACAAGTGGCTGGTCAGAAGAAAAGCTTGTGACCCTTTTGGATTTGGCGCTAAAAACACTTGCTTGGGGCGTTGTTTGCGTTTGCTTGCAAAATGGGTTCTTCAGTTCCGGTGAAAGAAGGTTCTCGTTCTTCTTCAGAGCCTGGTGCACTTTCTACCTTGTTGTTTCTTGCTATTGCTTCGTGGTGGACATTGTTGTTGTATCGGAGAGACGTGTTGCTCTGCCAACTCGGTACTTAGTCTCTGATGTGGTCTCCACTTGTGTTGGTTTGTTCTTCTGTTACGTGGGGTATTTTGTGAAAAACGAGGTTCATGTTGATAACGGTATTCAGGAACCTCTTTTGAATAGCGATGCCTTGGAGTCAAAGGAGAGCAAGGGCGGGGACACTGTGACCCCTTTCTCATATGCTGGGTTTTTGAGCATTCTTACCTTCTCTTGGGTGGGTCCTCTTATAGCTGTTGGTAATAAGAAGACCCTGGACCTTGAGGATGTTCCTCAACTAGACGGCAGAGATAGTGTAATTGGTGCTTTTCCAAGTTTCAGAGAGAAACTTGAGGCTGATTGTGGGGGAATTAACAGAGTCACCACACTGAAGTTGGCGAAGTCGTTAATAATGTCAGCATGGAAGGAGATTCTTATCACAGCTTTTCTTGCATTGTTAAACACTTTGGCTTCTTATGTTGGTCCATATCTTATTGACGGTTTTGTTCAGTACCTGGATGGACAACGGCTATATGAAAACCAGGGCTATTTTTTGGTTTCtgcatttttctttgcaaagcTTGTAGAGTGCCTGACCCAAAGGCATTGGATCTTTAAGTTGCAGCAAGTTGGACTCCGAATCCGAGCACTGCTTGTCACGATGATCTATAACAAGGCTCTTACCCTTTCTTGCCAATCAAAGCAGGGCCACACTTCTGGGGAAATAATCAATTTCATGACTGTTGATGCGGAAAGAGTAGGTGTCTTCAGTTGGTATATGCATGATTTGTGGATGGTGGCTCTGCAAGTTACGTTAGCCTTGttgattttgtataaaaaccTCGGTCTGGCTTCAATTGCTGCTTTAGTTGCAACTGTTGTTATTATGTTAGCAAATGTTCCCTTGGGATCGTTGCAAGAGAAGTTTCAAAAGAAGTTGATGGAGTCAAAAGATACAAGAATGAAGGCCACATCTGAGATTCTAAGGAACATGAGGATCCTCAAACTACAAGGATGGGAAATCAAGTTTCTATCAAAAATAACCGAGCTCAGGAAAAATGAGCAAGGTTggctaaaaaaatatgtttatactGCAGCGGTGACCACGTTTGTGTTTTGGGGTTCCCCTACATTTGTATCTGTGGTTACTTTTGGTACTTGTATGCTTATAGGGATCCCCCTTGAATCAGGGAAGATCTTGTCTGCACTTGCAACGTTCCGGATTCTTCAAGAGCCCATTTACCGTCTTCCAGATACAATTTCAATGATAGCACAAACTAAAGTTTCTCTTGATAGGATTGTGTCATTCCTTCGTCTTGATGACTTACGGTCTGATGTTGTAGAGAAGCTTCCTTGGGGCAGTTCTGATACAGCAATTGAAGTAGTTGATGGAAACTTCTCTTGGGATTTATCCTCCCCTAATCCAACATTGCAAAATATAAATCTTAAAGTTTTTCATGGGATGAGGGTTGCTGTTTGTGGTACAGTTGGATCAGGCAAGTCTACTTTACTTTCTTGTGTATTGGGAGAAGTACCAAAGATATCAGGCATCCTTAAGGTTTGCGGAACAAAGGCCTATGTTGCTCAATCTCCATGGATACAAAGTGGCAAGATAGAGGATAATATATTGTTTGGTGAACGCATGGATAGGGAAAGGTATGAGAAGGTACTTGAAGCCTGTTCCTTGAAGAAGGATCTGGAGATTTTGTCATTTGGTGATCAGACAATTATAGGAGAACGTGGAATAAATTTGAGTGGTGGACAGAAACAAAGAATACAAATTGCACGTGCACTTTACCAAGATGCTGATATATATCTATTTGATGATCCTTTTAGTGCGGTGGATGCTCACACAGGATCTCACCTCTTTAAG GAATGCTTGCTGGGCCTTTTAAGTTCAAAGACAGTGGTTTATGTCACTCATCAAGTGGAGTTCTTACCTGCTGCTGACCTTATATTG GTCATGAAAGATGGGAAAATTACTCAATGTGGAAAGTATACTGATCTGCTTAATAGTGGTGCTGATTTTATGGAACTTGTTGGTGCACACAAAAAGGCTTTGTCTACACTAGATTCCTTGGATGGAGCAACGGTATCTAATGAAATAAACGCCTTGGAACAAGATGTAAATGTCTCTGGCACGTAtggttttaaagaaaaagaggctagaaAGGATGAGCAAAATGGTAAAACAGACAAGAAAAGCGAACCACAAGGCCAGCTTgttcaggaagaagaaagagagaaaggtaAAGTTGGGTTTTCAGTTTATTGGAAATGTATCACAACAGCATATGGAGGAGCTCTTGTACCATTCATATTATTGGCTCAGATTCTTTTTCAAGCTCTTCAAATTGGAAGTAATTATTGGATGGCCTGGGCGACTCCCATCTCATCAGATGTGGAGCCACCTGTTGAAGGAACGACTCTTATAGCAGTCTATGTTGGTTTGGCCATTGGAAGTTCTTTCTGCATCCTTGCCAGAGCAATGCTTCTTGTCACAGCTGGTTATAAAACAGCTACTATACTCTTTAATAAAATGCACTTCTGCATTTTCCGTGCCCCAATGTCATTTTTCGATTCCACTCCAAGTGGACGAATCCTTAACAGG GCTTCAACTGATCAAAGTGCATTGGATACAGACATTCCTTATCAAATTGCATCATTTGCGTTCATCATGATCCAGCTTTTGGGAATTATTGCAGTGATGTCTCAGGCTGCATGGCAGGTTTTTGTTGTCTTTATACCTGTGATAGCAGTCAGCATCTGGTATCAG CAATATTATATTCCATCAGCCCGAGAACTAGCACGTTTAGTTGGAGTCTGCAAAGCCCCAATCATTCAACACTTTTCTGAAACAATTTCTGGTACTTCAACTATTAGAAGCTTTGATCAGCAGTCAAGATTTCAGGAAACAAATATGAAACTGACTGATGGATATTCTCGGCCAAAGTTCAATATTGCCGGTGCCATGGAATGGTTGTGCTTCCGCTTGGATATGCTGTCTTCTATCACATTTGCCTTTTCCTTAGTATTCTTAATATCTATTCCACAGGGATTCATAGATCCAG gCCTTGCTGGTTTAGCTGTTACATATGGACTTAATTTGAACATGATACAAGCTTGGATGATATGGAATCTCTGCAATATGGAGAACAAAATTATATCAGTAGAAAGAATACTTCAGTATACTTGTATTTCTAGTGAGCCTCCCCTTGTTGTGGACGAAAATCGGCCAGATCCTTCCTGGCCGTCATATGGCGAAGTTGGTATACAAGATTTGCAG GTTCGTTATGCTCCACATCTCCCACTTGTGTTGCGTGGTCTTACATGCAAATTTCGTGGAGGACTGAAAACTGGCATTGTTGGGAGAACAGGAAGTGGTAAATCCACTCTCATACAAACACTTTTCCGAATTGTTCAGCCTACTTCCGGCCAAATTATGATTGACAGCATCAACATCTCTTCAATTGGACTTCATGATTTGAGGTCTAGACTAAGCATTATTCCTCAGGATCCAACAATGTTTGAAGGGACTGTGAGAAATAATCTGGACCCCCTGGAAGAATACAGTGATGAACAAATTTGGGAG GCCTTGGATAAGTGTCAACTTGGAGATGAAGttagaaagaaagaaggaaagctCGACTCCAAAG TTACCGAGAATGGTGAGAATTGGAGTATGGGTCAGAGGCAGTTGGTCTGCCTTGGCAGGGTGCTGCTTAAGAAAAGCAAGGTTTTGGTGCTTGATGAAGCCACTGCATCAGTTGATACAGCTACGGATAATTTGATTCAGCAAACTCTTAGGCAACAATTCTCTGGCTCTACAGTAATTACTATTGCACATCGAATAACTTCTGTTCTACACAGTGATATGGTTCTGCTTCTCAGTCAAG GACTCATTGAGGAGTATGACACCCCAACAAGGTTGATAGAGAATAAGTCATCATCTTTTGCTCAACTTGTTGCTGAGTATACCATGAGGTCCAACTCCAGTTTTGAGAAATCTGATGATCATTGA
- the LOC114384882 gene encoding ABC transporter C family member 3-like isoform X1 has translation MFMLSLFSPLSTAVLLKPIFLHGFSAFIHLLLLLAVSLSWVWNKITAGARDESKEKPSHTLFKTTVFSSLGVSAFNFLLCLFTYFYWYTSGWSEEKLVTLLDLALKTLAWGVVCVCLQNGFFSSGERRFSFFFRAWCTFYLVVSCYCFVVDIVVVSERRVALPTRYLVSDVVSTCVGLFFCYVGYFVKNEVHVDNGIQEPLLNSDALESKESKGGDTVTPFSYAGFLSILTFSWVGPLIAVGNKKTLDLEDVPQLDGRDSVIGAFPSFREKLEADCGGINRVTTLKLAKSLIMSAWKEILITAFLALLNTLASYVGPYLIDGFVQYLDGQRLYENQGYFLVSAFFFAKLVECLTQRHWIFKLQQVGLRIRALLVTMIYNKALTLSCQSKQGHTSGEIINFMTVDAERVGVFSWYMHDLWMVALQVTLALLILYKNLGLASIAALVATVVIMLANVPLGSLQEKFQKKLMESKDTRMKATSEILRNMRILKLQGWEIKFLSKITELRKNEQGWLKKYVYTAAVTTFVFWGSPTFVSVVTFGTCMLIGIPLESGKILSALATFRILQEPIYRLPDTISMIAQTKVSLDRIVSFLRLDDLRSDVVEKLPWGSSDTAIEVVDGNFSWDLSSPNPTLQNINLKVFHGMRVAVCGTVGSGKSTLLSCVLGEVPKISGILKVCGTKAYVAQSPWIQSGKIEDNILFGERMDRERYEKVLEACSLKKDLEILSFGDQTIIGERGINLSGGQKQRIQIARALYQDADIYLFDDPFSAVDAHTGSHLFKECLLGLLSSKTVVYVTHQVEFLPAADLILVMKDGKITQCGKYTDLLNSGADFMELVGAHKKALSTLDSLDGATVSNEINALEQDVNVSGTYGFKEKEARKDEQNGKTDKKSEPQGQLVQEEEREKGKVGFSVYWKCITTAYGGALVPFILLAQILFQALQIGSNYWMAWATPISSDVEPPVEGTTLIAVYVGLAIGSSFCILARAMLLVTAGYKTATILFNKMHFCIFRAPMSFFDSTPSGRILNRASTDQSALDTDIPYQIASFAFIMIQLLGIIAVMSQAAWQVFVVFIPVIAVSIWYQQYYIPSARELARLVGVCKAPIIQHFSETISGTSTIRSFDQQSRFQETNMKLTDGYSRPKFNIAGAMEWLCFRLDMLSSITFAFSLVFLISIPQGFIDPGLAGLAVTYGLNLNMIQAWMIWNLCNMENKIISVERILQYTCISSEPPLVVDENRPDPSWPSYGEVGIQDLQVRYAPHLPLVLRGLTCKFRGGLKTGIVGRTGSGKSTLIQTLFRIVQPTSGQIMIDSINISSIGLHDLRSRLSIIPQDPTMFEGTVRNNLDPLEEYSDEQIWEALDKCQLGDEVRKKEGKLDSKVDAVVTENGENWSMGQRQLVCLGRVLLKKSKVLVLDEATASVDTATDNLIQQTLRQQFSGSTVITIAHRITSVLHSDMVLLLSQGLIEEYDTPTRLIENKSSSFAQLVAEYTMRSNSSFEKSDDH, from the exons ATGTTTATGTTGTCTCTTTTCTCACCACTTTCCACTGCTGTTCTCCTCAAACCCATTTTCCTTCATGGCTTCTCCGCCTTCATCCACCTTCTGTTGCTGCTTGCGGTTTCGCTGTCATGGGTTTGGAACAAAATCACAGCAGGTGCCAGGGATGAGTCCAAGGAGAAGCCAAGCCACACCCTCTTCAAAACGACGGTGTTTTCTTCTCTTGGTGTTTCTGCTTTCAATTTTCTCCTCTGTTTGTTTACCTACTTCTACTGGTATACAAGTGGCTGGTCAGAAGAAAAGCTTGTGACCCTTTTGGATTTGGCGCTAAAAACACTTGCTTGGGGCGTTGTTTGCGTTTGCTTGCAAAATGGGTTCTTCAGTTCCGGTGAAAGAAGGTTCTCGTTCTTCTTCAGAGCCTGGTGCACTTTCTACCTTGTTGTTTCTTGCTATTGCTTCGTGGTGGACATTGTTGTTGTATCGGAGAGACGTGTTGCTCTGCCAACTCGGTACTTAGTCTCTGATGTGGTCTCCACTTGTGTTGGTTTGTTCTTCTGTTACGTGGGGTATTTTGTGAAAAACGAGGTTCATGTTGATAACGGTATTCAGGAACCTCTTTTGAATAGCGATGCCTTGGAGTCAAAGGAGAGCAAGGGCGGGGACACTGTGACCCCTTTCTCATATGCTGGGTTTTTGAGCATTCTTACCTTCTCTTGGGTGGGTCCTCTTATAGCTGTTGGTAATAAGAAGACCCTGGACCTTGAGGATGTTCCTCAACTAGACGGCAGAGATAGTGTAATTGGTGCTTTTCCAAGTTTCAGAGAGAAACTTGAGGCTGATTGTGGGGGAATTAACAGAGTCACCACACTGAAGTTGGCGAAGTCGTTAATAATGTCAGCATGGAAGGAGATTCTTATCACAGCTTTTCTTGCATTGTTAAACACTTTGGCTTCTTATGTTGGTCCATATCTTATTGACGGTTTTGTTCAGTACCTGGATGGACAACGGCTATATGAAAACCAGGGCTATTTTTTGGTTTCtgcatttttctttgcaaagcTTGTAGAGTGCCTGACCCAAAGGCATTGGATCTTTAAGTTGCAGCAAGTTGGACTCCGAATCCGAGCACTGCTTGTCACGATGATCTATAACAAGGCTCTTACCCTTTCTTGCCAATCAAAGCAGGGCCACACTTCTGGGGAAATAATCAATTTCATGACTGTTGATGCGGAAAGAGTAGGTGTCTTCAGTTGGTATATGCATGATTTGTGGATGGTGGCTCTGCAAGTTACGTTAGCCTTGttgattttgtataaaaaccTCGGTCTGGCTTCAATTGCTGCTTTAGTTGCAACTGTTGTTATTATGTTAGCAAATGTTCCCTTGGGATCGTTGCAAGAGAAGTTTCAAAAGAAGTTGATGGAGTCAAAAGATACAAGAATGAAGGCCACATCTGAGATTCTAAGGAACATGAGGATCCTCAAACTACAAGGATGGGAAATCAAGTTTCTATCAAAAATAACCGAGCTCAGGAAAAATGAGCAAGGTTggctaaaaaaatatgtttatactGCAGCGGTGACCACGTTTGTGTTTTGGGGTTCCCCTACATTTGTATCTGTGGTTACTTTTGGTACTTGTATGCTTATAGGGATCCCCCTTGAATCAGGGAAGATCTTGTCTGCACTTGCAACGTTCCGGATTCTTCAAGAGCCCATTTACCGTCTTCCAGATACAATTTCAATGATAGCACAAACTAAAGTTTCTCTTGATAGGATTGTGTCATTCCTTCGTCTTGATGACTTACGGTCTGATGTTGTAGAGAAGCTTCCTTGGGGCAGTTCTGATACAGCAATTGAAGTAGTTGATGGAAACTTCTCTTGGGATTTATCCTCCCCTAATCCAACATTGCAAAATATAAATCTTAAAGTTTTTCATGGGATGAGGGTTGCTGTTTGTGGTACAGTTGGATCAGGCAAGTCTACTTTACTTTCTTGTGTATTGGGAGAAGTACCAAAGATATCAGGCATCCTTAAGGTTTGCGGAACAAAGGCCTATGTTGCTCAATCTCCATGGATACAAAGTGGCAAGATAGAGGATAATATATTGTTTGGTGAACGCATGGATAGGGAAAGGTATGAGAAGGTACTTGAAGCCTGTTCCTTGAAGAAGGATCTGGAGATTTTGTCATTTGGTGATCAGACAATTATAGGAGAACGTGGAATAAATTTGAGTGGTGGACAGAAACAAAGAATACAAATTGCACGTGCACTTTACCAAGATGCTGATATATATCTATTTGATGATCCTTTTAGTGCGGTGGATGCTCACACAGGATCTCACCTCTTTAAG GAATGCTTGCTGGGCCTTTTAAGTTCAAAGACAGTGGTTTATGTCACTCATCAAGTGGAGTTCTTACCTGCTGCTGACCTTATATTG GTCATGAAAGATGGGAAAATTACTCAATGTGGAAAGTATACTGATCTGCTTAATAGTGGTGCTGATTTTATGGAACTTGTTGGTGCACACAAAAAGGCTTTGTCTACACTAGATTCCTTGGATGGAGCAACGGTATCTAATGAAATAAACGCCTTGGAACAAGATGTAAATGTCTCTGGCACGTAtggttttaaagaaaaagaggctagaaAGGATGAGCAAAATGGTAAAACAGACAAGAAAAGCGAACCACAAGGCCAGCTTgttcaggaagaagaaagagagaaaggtaAAGTTGGGTTTTCAGTTTATTGGAAATGTATCACAACAGCATATGGAGGAGCTCTTGTACCATTCATATTATTGGCTCAGATTCTTTTTCAAGCTCTTCAAATTGGAAGTAATTATTGGATGGCCTGGGCGACTCCCATCTCATCAGATGTGGAGCCACCTGTTGAAGGAACGACTCTTATAGCAGTCTATGTTGGTTTGGCCATTGGAAGTTCTTTCTGCATCCTTGCCAGAGCAATGCTTCTTGTCACAGCTGGTTATAAAACAGCTACTATACTCTTTAATAAAATGCACTTCTGCATTTTCCGTGCCCCAATGTCATTTTTCGATTCCACTCCAAGTGGACGAATCCTTAACAGG GCTTCAACTGATCAAAGTGCATTGGATACAGACATTCCTTATCAAATTGCATCATTTGCGTTCATCATGATCCAGCTTTTGGGAATTATTGCAGTGATGTCTCAGGCTGCATGGCAGGTTTTTGTTGTCTTTATACCTGTGATAGCAGTCAGCATCTGGTATCAG CAATATTATATTCCATCAGCCCGAGAACTAGCACGTTTAGTTGGAGTCTGCAAAGCCCCAATCATTCAACACTTTTCTGAAACAATTTCTGGTACTTCAACTATTAGAAGCTTTGATCAGCAGTCAAGATTTCAGGAAACAAATATGAAACTGACTGATGGATATTCTCGGCCAAAGTTCAATATTGCCGGTGCCATGGAATGGTTGTGCTTCCGCTTGGATATGCTGTCTTCTATCACATTTGCCTTTTCCTTAGTATTCTTAATATCTATTCCACAGGGATTCATAGATCCAG gCCTTGCTGGTTTAGCTGTTACATATGGACTTAATTTGAACATGATACAAGCTTGGATGATATGGAATCTCTGCAATATGGAGAACAAAATTATATCAGTAGAAAGAATACTTCAGTATACTTGTATTTCTAGTGAGCCTCCCCTTGTTGTGGACGAAAATCGGCCAGATCCTTCCTGGCCGTCATATGGCGAAGTTGGTATACAAGATTTGCAG GTTCGTTATGCTCCACATCTCCCACTTGTGTTGCGTGGTCTTACATGCAAATTTCGTGGAGGACTGAAAACTGGCATTGTTGGGAGAACAGGAAGTGGTAAATCCACTCTCATACAAACACTTTTCCGAATTGTTCAGCCTACTTCCGGCCAAATTATGATTGACAGCATCAACATCTCTTCAATTGGACTTCATGATTTGAGGTCTAGACTAAGCATTATTCCTCAGGATCCAACAATGTTTGAAGGGACTGTGAGAAATAATCTGGACCCCCTGGAAGAATACAGTGATGAACAAATTTGGGAG GCCTTGGATAAGTGTCAACTTGGAGATGAAGttagaaagaaagaaggaaagctCGACTCCAAAG TTGATGCTGTAGTTACCGAGAATGGTGAGAATTGGAGTATGGGTCAGAGGCAGTTGGTCTGCCTTGGCAGGGTGCTGCTTAAGAAAAGCAAGGTTTTGGTGCTTGATGAAGCCACTGCATCAGTTGATACAGCTACGGATAATTTGATTCAGCAAACTCTTAGGCAACAATTCTCTGGCTCTACAGTAATTACTATTGCACATCGAATAACTTCTGTTCTACACAGTGATATGGTTCTGCTTCTCAGTCAAG GACTCATTGAGGAGTATGACACCCCAACAAGGTTGATAGAGAATAAGTCATCATCTTTTGCTCAACTTGTTGCTGAGTATACCATGAGGTCCAACTCCAGTTTTGAGAAATCTGATGATCATTGA